In the genome of Candidatus Lernaella stagnicola, one region contains:
- the yidD gene encoding membrane protein insertion efficiency factor YidD: MAAVAERIALAAKTKISITLCCLLVAAAAIDAQREPSRQAGVVVMLGIIDSWQALTRHARPGGCRYTPTCSVYGELVVHRYGAYRGSWLAAKRIWRCSPWGGEGEDWPE, from the coding sequence TTGGCGGCCGTTGCCGAAAGGATTGCGTTGGCGGCAAAAACGAAAATCTCCATCACGCTGTGTTGCCTGCTCGTGGCCGCGGCCGCGATCGACGCACAGCGTGAGCCGAGCCGCCAAGCGGGCGTTGTCGTCATGCTCGGCATCATCGACAGTTGGCAGGCCCTCACCCGGCACGCCCGGCCGGGCGGCTGTCGGTACACGCCTACGTGCTCGGTCTACGGCGAGCTCGTCGTGCATCGCTACGGCGCTTACCGTGGCTCCTGGCTCGCCGCGAAACGAATCTGGCGTTGCAGCCCCTGGGGCGGCGAAGGGGAGGATTGGCCCGAATGA
- a CDS encoding AtpZ/AtpI family protein yields the protein MAGSLKDLKHAASIGSVGLEMGAAVAIGYVVGYYLDKWLGTDPWMKIIWIVFGLGAAAKAIFVAYKAGKRIGEEDEPESSDHQ from the coding sequence ATGGCCGGATCACTTAAAGACCTAAAACACGCCGCGTCGATTGGTTCGGTGGGCTTGGAAATGGGGGCTGCGGTCGCCATCGGCTATGTGGTGGGTTACTATTTGGACAAGTGGCTCGGCACCGATCCGTGGATGAAAATCATCTGGATTGTTTTCGGGCTCGGGGCAGCGGCTAAAGCTATATTTGTTGCTTATAAGGCCGGCAAACGCATCGGCGAGGAGGACGAGCCTGAAAGTTCCGATCATCAATGA
- a CDS encoding phosphopantetheine-binding protein has product MDLETKVREIICDVLSCQVEDLSDDAFLSDDLGMTPDDLEEFVAMAQEEYEIEIPDVDAEEWETVANVVSYIHDKLENA; this is encoded by the coding sequence ATGGATCTGGAAACAAAGGTGCGTGAAATCATCTGTGATGTACTCTCGTGCCAGGTTGAGGATCTGAGCGACGATGCCTTCCTTTCAGATGATTTGGGTATGACTCCTGACGACCTCGAGGAATTTGTCGCCATGGCTCAGGAGGAATACGAAATCGAAATTCCGGACGTCGACGCCGAGGAGTGGGAAACCGTCGCAAATGTCGTGAGTTACATTCACGATAAACTTGAAAATGCCTAA
- the acpP gene encoding acyl carrier protein, which yields MSDEIYSKLIALIAEKLNVKSDQLQRDTEFIKELGADSLDLVELIADIELEFDLDTIPDDMAQSIKTVGDAYDRLMEVINQ from the coding sequence ATGAGCGACGAAATCTACAGCAAATTGATTGCCTTAATTGCCGAGAAACTGAACGTGAAAAGTGACCAACTGCAGCGAGACACTGAGTTCATCAAAGAGCTCGGGGCCGACAGTCTGGACTTGGTGGAACTGATCGCGGACATCGAATTAGAGTTCGATCTGGACACCATTCCCGATGATATGGCTCAGTCTATTAAAACCGTCGGCGACGCGTACGATCGCTTGATGGAGGTCATCAACCAGTAG
- a CDS encoding 3-oxoacyl-ACP reductase family protein gives MTERRIALVTGASGSIGGACARELARRGYGVGVHYRQKAEHAEAVIAEIQAAGGEAWPLKFDVVDPEAIDSSVRQFIKERGRLDALVAAAGIVRSQMIALTGPAELDELLAVNLRGAYLTAKLASKAMLRNYFGRIVLFGSIVGRRGNAGQSAYAMSKAGLEGLAKSLARELGARQITVNLVAPGMIESSMTKDLTNEQREFILQHVPLQRMGVAEDVAALVGFLCSEEAGYISGTIVPVDGGLGI, from the coding sequence TGACCGAAAGGCGAATCGCCTTAGTAACAGGTGCATCCGGCAGCATTGGCGGTGCGTGCGCGCGGGAACTGGCCCGGCGCGGGTATGGGGTCGGCGTACATTATCGGCAAAAAGCGGAACACGCGGAAGCGGTCATTGCTGAAATCCAGGCAGCCGGGGGTGAAGCCTGGCCTCTAAAGTTCGATGTGGTCGACCCGGAAGCCATCGACAGCAGCGTGCGCCAGTTCATCAAGGAGCGCGGGCGGTTGGACGCCTTGGTGGCGGCGGCGGGCATCGTGCGCAGCCAAATGATCGCCTTGACGGGGCCGGCCGAACTCGACGAATTGTTGGCGGTCAACCTGCGCGGAGCGTATCTGACAGCCAAACTGGCCTCCAAAGCGATGTTACGCAATTACTTCGGGCGCATCGTGCTGTTTGGGAGCATCGTGGGCCGGCGGGGCAACGCCGGGCAGAGCGCCTATGCGATGAGCAAAGCGGGATTGGAAGGCTTGGCCAAAAGTCTGGCTCGGGAACTGGGGGCGCGGCAGATCACGGTCAATTTGGTCGCGCCGGGGATGATCGAATCGTCGATGACGAAAGACTTGACGAACGAACAACGAGAGTTCATCTTGCAACACGTGCCGCTGCAACGAATGGGTGTTGCAGAGGATGTAGCCGCGCTGGTCGGCTTCCTTTGCAGTGAAGAGGCAGGATACATTTCCGGGACGATCGTGCCGGTAGATGGCGGGTTAGGTATCTAA